A DNA window from Vigna angularis cultivar LongXiaoDou No.4 chromosome 1, ASM1680809v1, whole genome shotgun sequence contains the following coding sequences:
- the LOC128197776 gene encoding disease resistance protein RPV1-like isoform X1 codes for MAESSSSFAGSASPTRYDVFLNFRGEDTRENFISHLYAALERKHIETYIDYRLQRGEEISPALQTAIEESKIYVLVFSENYASSTWCLNELTKILDCKKRYGRDVIPIFYKVNPSTVRKHEERYKDAFEEHELRFKENMDKVQEWKDALTEAAGFSGWDSNVIRSENSLVEKIVEDILEKLDLYSISSDRGIIGVEKQIESIRLLMHFESSDIRIIGICGMGGIGKTTISQQIYHTFAKQFDSRSLVLDTKKKIERDGIDTVREKYMSELLNEVPSPSLLYYSERLKRIRILIILDDVTDSLQLKQLLGRHDSFGQGSRIIITSRDRQVLKNAGAYDIYEVKELNFPDSLKLFSLHAFKQNSSQETTYMDLVEEVLRYAKGIPLVLQILGSLIYGRTREAWESQLQKLETCQHLKIFNVLKLSYDGLDDEEKNIFLDIACFYRRVKESVVVEILDDCGFSSKIGMDVLKDRCLISILDGRIEMHDLIQEMGQEIVRKECSQYPRKRSRLFKADEIHEVLEKSKGSDAIQCILLDLREIKEVIIHGQTFQKMDNLRMLMLDDFRYGHLCESKVFLASSLVILPNTLKILCWNGFPQRSLPPNFCPQNLVRLEMPNCHLEQLWEEDQRRRYEILRSYCI; via the exons ATGGCAGAGAGTTCTTCATCATTCGCTGGGTCCGCTTCTCCCACCAGGTACGATGTGTTTCTGAACTTCAGAGGGGAAGACACTCGTGAGAACTTCATTAGTCACCTTTATGCAGCGCTGGAGAGGAAGCACATTGAAACATATATTGATTACAGACTACAAAGGGGCGAAGAAATTTCACCTGCACTGCAAACTGCAATAGAAGAATCAAAGATCTATGTCCTGGTTTTCTCCGAAAACTATGCATCTTCGACGTGGTGCCTGAATGAGCTCACTAAGATACTGGACTGCAAGAAGAGATATGGAAGGGATGTGATACCCATTTTCTACAAGGTGAATCCATCAACTGTCAGGAAGCACGAAGAGAGATACAAAGATGCATTCGAAGAGCATGAACTGCGGTTTAAGGAAAACATGGACAAAGTGCAAGAATGGAAAGATGCTCTAACCGAAGCTGCTGGCTTCTCAGGATGGGATTCAAACGTTATCAG GTCAGAAAACTCACTTGTTGAAAAAATTGTGGAAGACATTTTGGAAAAATTGGATCTTTATTCCATTAGTTCTGATCGAGGAATCATCGGCgttgaaaaacaaattgaaagcATTCGGTTATTGATGCATTTTGAGTCATCAGATATCCGGATCATAGGAATTTGTGGCATGGGAGGAATAGGAAAAACTACAATTTCTCAACAAATATATCACACATTTGCAAAGCAATTTGATTCCAGAAGCCTTGTTTTAgacactaaaaaaaaaatagaaagagatgGAATAGACACtgttagagaaaaatatatgtCTGAGCTTCTAAATGAAGTACCATCCCCTAGTTTATTATACTACAGTGAAAGACTCAAACGAATAAGGATTCTCATCATTCTTGATGATGTTACCGATTCACTACAACTTAAACAATTGCTAGGAAGGCATGATAGTTTTGGACAAGGCAGTAGAATCATTATAACCAGCAGAGACAGACAAGTGTTAAAGAATGCTGGAGCATATGACATCTACGAAGTTAAGGAGTTGAATTTTCCTGATTCTCTAAAACTTTTTAGTTTACATGCTTTCAAACAAAACTCTTCACAAGAAACAACGTACATGGACTTGGTAGAAGAGGTGTTGAGATATGCAAAAGGAATTCCATTAGTTCTCCAAATTTTGGGCTCATTAATTTATGGCAGAACAAGAGAAGCATGGGAAAGTCAGTTACAAAAGTTGGAAACATGCCAacatcttaaaatttttaatgtattaaaattaagttatgatGGGCTTGATGACGAGGAGAAGAACATATTTCTTGACATCGCTTGCTTTTATAGGAGAGTCAAGGAGAGTGTGGTAGTAGAAATACTAGACGACTGTGGTTTTTCCTCTAAGATTGGAATGGATGTTCTAAAAGATAGATGTCTAATATCTATCTTGGATGGTAGAATTGAAATGCACGATCTCATACAAGAAATGGGTCAAGAAATTGTTCGTAAAGAGTGTTCTCAATATCCAAGAAAACGCAGTCGATTGTTCAAGGCTGACGAAATTCATGAGGTTTTAGAAAAGAGCAAG GGGTCAGATGCAATTCAGTGTATCTTACTAGATTTGCGGGAAATAAAAGAAGTTATAATACATGGACAAACTTTCCAAAAGATGGATAATCTTAGGATGCTTATGCTCGATGATTTTCGTTATGGGCATCTATGCGAATCCAAAGTGTTTCTTGCATCATCTCTTGTAATTCTACCAAACACTTTAAAGATTCTTTGTTGGAATGGTTTCCCTCAAAGATCTTTACCACCGAACTTTTGCCCACAAAATCTAGTGAGACTCGAAATGCCAAACTGCCATCTTGAACAACTTTGGGAAGAAGATCAG AGAAGGCGTTATGAAATCCTGAGGAGCTACTGCATTTGA
- the LOC128197776 gene encoding disease resistance protein RUN1-like isoform X2, translating into MAESSSSFAGSASPTRYDVFLNFRGEDTRENFISHLYAALERKHIETYIDYRLQRGEEISPALQTAIEESKIYVLVFSENYASSTWCLNELTKILDCKKRYGRDVIPIFYKVNPSTVRKHEERYKDAFEEHELRFKENMDKVQEWKDALTEAAGFSGWDSNVIRSENSLVEKIVEDILEKLDLYSISSDRGIIGVEKQIESIRLLMHFESSDIRIIGICGMGGIGKTTISQQIYHTFAKQFDSRSLVLDTKKKIERDGIDTVREKYMSELLNEVPSPSLLYYSERLKRIRILIILDDVTDSLQLKQLLGRHDSFGQGSRIIITSRDRQVLKNAGAYDIYEVKELNFPDSLKLFSLHAFKQNSSQETTYMDLVEEVLRYAKGIPLVLQILGSLIYGRTREAWESQLQKLETCQHLKIFNVLKLSYDGLDDEEKNIFLDIACFYRRVKESVVVEILDDCGFSSKIGMDVLKDRCLISILDGRIEMHDLIQEMGQEIVRKECSQYPRKRSRLFKADEIHEVLEKSKGVPLNFQSLKKFCFIDLSNCSSLTIFPFDLSEMKFLKKLCLRGCSKLENFPEIEDTMENLAVLILDHTAIQALPSSLWRLVGLQQLSLRGCKNLEIIPSSIGSLIRLCKLDITYCESLQTFPSTIFKLKLRILDLCGCLRLRTFPEITEQTQTFSHINLKETAIKELPSSFGNLVNLRSLQLNKCTDLESLPNSIVNLKHLCKLDCSGCAKLTEIPTHIGSLSSLMELSLSESGIVNLPESIAHLSSLKSLDLSGCKNLECIPQIPPFLKQLVALDCPSIRRVMSNRNLSDSKEGVFKFHFTNAQQLDSGARANIEEDARLRMTEDAYRSVFFCFPGTAVPHWFPFRSEGSSVTINEDLRFCSDDRLIGFALCVVLGVLDTNDINGRYGSFRYSLKFKSDDDDTQIIPNNDALNNYFKWNYKDRVANQDHAFMWKFNLESLRRSGMSLRLRDARSFTFEISPLDSSFQRDYRSIVRELKSVVTIKGCGVCPLYRSGSNVAESSREKKGR; encoded by the exons ATGGCAGAGAGTTCTTCATCATTCGCTGGGTCCGCTTCTCCCACCAGGTACGATGTGTTTCTGAACTTCAGAGGGGAAGACACTCGTGAGAACTTCATTAGTCACCTTTATGCAGCGCTGGAGAGGAAGCACATTGAAACATATATTGATTACAGACTACAAAGGGGCGAAGAAATTTCACCTGCACTGCAAACTGCAATAGAAGAATCAAAGATCTATGTCCTGGTTTTCTCCGAAAACTATGCATCTTCGACGTGGTGCCTGAATGAGCTCACTAAGATACTGGACTGCAAGAAGAGATATGGAAGGGATGTGATACCCATTTTCTACAAGGTGAATCCATCAACTGTCAGGAAGCACGAAGAGAGATACAAAGATGCATTCGAAGAGCATGAACTGCGGTTTAAGGAAAACATGGACAAAGTGCAAGAATGGAAAGATGCTCTAACCGAAGCTGCTGGCTTCTCAGGATGGGATTCAAACGTTATCAG GTCAGAAAACTCACTTGTTGAAAAAATTGTGGAAGACATTTTGGAAAAATTGGATCTTTATTCCATTAGTTCTGATCGAGGAATCATCGGCgttgaaaaacaaattgaaagcATTCGGTTATTGATGCATTTTGAGTCATCAGATATCCGGATCATAGGAATTTGTGGCATGGGAGGAATAGGAAAAACTACAATTTCTCAACAAATATATCACACATTTGCAAAGCAATTTGATTCCAGAAGCCTTGTTTTAgacactaaaaaaaaaatagaaagagatgGAATAGACACtgttagagaaaaatatatgtCTGAGCTTCTAAATGAAGTACCATCCCCTAGTTTATTATACTACAGTGAAAGACTCAAACGAATAAGGATTCTCATCATTCTTGATGATGTTACCGATTCACTACAACTTAAACAATTGCTAGGAAGGCATGATAGTTTTGGACAAGGCAGTAGAATCATTATAACCAGCAGAGACAGACAAGTGTTAAAGAATGCTGGAGCATATGACATCTACGAAGTTAAGGAGTTGAATTTTCCTGATTCTCTAAAACTTTTTAGTTTACATGCTTTCAAACAAAACTCTTCACAAGAAACAACGTACATGGACTTGGTAGAAGAGGTGTTGAGATATGCAAAAGGAATTCCATTAGTTCTCCAAATTTTGGGCTCATTAATTTATGGCAGAACAAGAGAAGCATGGGAAAGTCAGTTACAAAAGTTGGAAACATGCCAacatcttaaaatttttaatgtattaaaattaagttatgatGGGCTTGATGACGAGGAGAAGAACATATTTCTTGACATCGCTTGCTTTTATAGGAGAGTCAAGGAGAGTGTGGTAGTAGAAATACTAGACGACTGTGGTTTTTCCTCTAAGATTGGAATGGATGTTCTAAAAGATAGATGTCTAATATCTATCTTGGATGGTAGAATTGAAATGCACGATCTCATACAAGAAATGGGTCAAGAAATTGTTCGTAAAGAGTGTTCTCAATATCCAAGAAAACGCAGTCGATTGTTCAAGGCTGACGAAATTCATGAGGTTTTAGAAAAGAGCAA AGGTGTGCCCTTAAACTTTCAAAGTCTCAAGAAGTTCTGTTTCATAGATCTCTCAAACTGTTCTTCCCTTACAATATTTCCATTTGACCTTTCTGAGATGAAATTCCTAAAGAAACTTTGTCTCCGTGGTTGCTCAAAATTGGAAAATTTCCCCGAGATTGAGGACACGATGGAAAATTTAGCGGTTCTAATCTTAGACCACACAGCCATACAGGCACTACCTTCATCCTTGTGGCGTTTGGTAGGGCTTCAACAACTGAGTTTGCGAGGTTGCAAGAATCTTGAGATTATTCCATCTTCCATTGGAAGCCTCATCAGACTATGCAAGTTAGACATTACCTACTGTGAATCACTTCAAACTTTTCCAAgcaccattttcaaattgaagTTGAGGATACTTGATTTGTGTGGATGTTTAAGGTTGAGGACCTTCCCAGAGATCACGGAGCAGACACAAACTTTTTCTCACATTAACTTAAAAGAAACGGCTATCAAAGAACTGCCTTCCTCATTTGGCAATTTGGTTAATCTTCGATCCCTGCAGCTCAACAAATGCACTGATCTCGAATCACTCCCAAACTCCATTGTTAATCTAAAGCATCTCTGTAAACTTGATTGTTCGGGGTGTGCCAAATTAACAGAAATCCCAACACACATTGGTAGCCTGTCGTCATTAATGGAACTGTCACTGAGTGAGAGCGGAATCGTGAACCTTCCTGAAAGCATTGCTCATCTTTCAAGCTTGAAATCACTTGATTTAAGTGGCTGCAAAAATCTTGAATGCATCCCACAGATTCCACCGTTTCTAAAACAACTGGTGGCATTGGATTGCCCATCCATTAGACGAGTGATGTCAAATCGAAACCTCTCAGATTCCAAAGAGGGTGTCTTCAAATTTCATTTCACCAATGCCCAACAACTGGATTCAGGTGCTCGTGCTAACATTGAGGAGGATGCAAGGCTCAGGATGACCGAGGATGCATATAGGTCTGTGTTCTTCTGTTTTCCAGGGACTGCAGTTCCTCATTGGTTCCCTTTTCGCAGCGAAGGATCTTCAGTGACTATAAATGAAGATTTACGTTTCTGCAGCGATGACAGGCTCATTGGATTCGCTTTGTGTGTGGTTTTGGGAGTCTTAGATACGAATGATATTAATGGTAGATACGGTTCTTTTCGTTACAGtctaaaatttaaatctgatgatgatgatacaCAGATTATTCCAAATAATGATGCTCTAAACAACTATTTCAAATGGAATTATAAAGACAGAGTTGCCAATCAAGATCACGCGTTCATGTGGAAATTTAACTTGGAGTCTCTGAGGAGGAGCGGCATGAGCCTTAGACTCCGTGATGCTCGCAGCTTCACTTTTGAGATTAGTCCATTGGATTCTAGCTTTCAGCGAGACTACAGATCAATTGTGAGAGAGTTAAAATCAGTTGTCACAATAAAAGGATGCGGCGTATGCCCTCTGTATAGAAGCGGAAGCAATGTTGCAGAGTCTTCAAGGGAAAAAAAGGGAAGATAG